The region atccccatattattacttaccctcttgctcttttgcaccccagtatcgctacttgcacatcatcatctgcacatatatcactccagtattaatgctaaattgtaattattttcgcctctatggcctatttattgcctacctgcCTACtctcctacatttgcacacactgtacatagatctttctatttttattttcttttgtgttattgactgtacatttgtttatgtgtaactctgtgttgttgtttttgtcacactgctttgctttatcttggccaggtcgcagttgtaaatgagaacttgttctcaactggcctacctggttaaataaaggtgaaataaaacatttaaaaataaacaCAAGTATGCAGAGCTGCAGTGCAGGAAGTGTCACTCTGAAGAGGGCACTGTTTCCTCACAATAATACCGTGTTGGTGAGGGTAAAGCAGGAGGATAGAGGGCCATGAAGCCAGAtggcacaaagaccagggagcacCATTTCCTTACCAGTCCAGCTAAGTCCCAGGTGGTCAGCCACGATGGCCATCCGCAGGTCTGTTCGCTCACAGGGACTCTGAGGACCTGAAGGGCAGAGAACATCTATTAATCAACACTGTTCAGTATCTTTTCTACTGACTGAAATTGGAGTACAGAGGACTCTTTCCTTTTCTGGCCAAGCGTGGAATTTTCCAAATTATATAAATTCATACTGAGTGTTTTGCAGCCTCTCCTCTGGGTTTGATATAGACATGTTTAATCAACAGGTTTACCGTGAATGTGAATTGTATTATTCAATGGGTTGGTTAGGCTGACAACACTTCAGATTTGGTTTCCAGAATGGCAAGAAAAGGCAGACTAGACACAATATGACGGACTACAGTGTGTCATTTGGACACAGATGCTCTGTGAATGTTTGTGAATAtgtatcctcaaagcaggcagtAATTGTCATAAGAACTATACAAACAAAATAAAGTAAAAACATTGGTCAAAAGTGTCATGTACTCGTAGGAGCTCTAGTGGACTCACAGTTCTTAATGGGACTACACAGTACACATGCGGACAACCTTTGTGTTTTTGCTAAGGCTAATTAGCTCAGTGACACAACCTGAACATGAAATAGAATAAACTAGAACTGCTGTTATCAGTAGCCAccctgcacagacagacagatagacagactcaGTAGCCGTCAACAGGAAACTGGCTGTGCCAGTGCACCAGTCACTACTCTGGCATGCTGAGGTCTCTGACAACTAAGGGGttggggggagaaggaggagagtctGACAAGGACAAATACAGTACATAGATGACGATGACAGAATGACGGCTACTATTTTAAGAGAATAAACACGCCACAGGCAATCAATCACAACGACTTCATGCAACTAAGGTTTTAACAAGTGTGAAAGTTTTACAAACTAGGCTTGATCTCCGCGACGGGGGGCGCCCGAGGCCCCGCAACCTGACTGCCCTCCTTCCCACCAGTCCGCCTACTCCTCCTGCTCCTTTCACTGCCGGAGGCCCTGTCGACCTTAGCTCTTACGGACAAGGCCCCGGCCTCAGCTCTCGAGCCTCTACCAGACCTCGACGAGCGGGAGGGCTGAGAGGGGGCCGACAGAGAGGTGCTCCTGGAGGTGCTGTCTTCCTCGGACTGTTCTCCCTGTGTCTTTTTCTCTTCGTCTGACAGGCGGTCGGCCAGCTTTAGCGTCTCCCCGCTAATGCCCTTAAAGTACTCGATGGTGCGTTTACAAACCTCGCTGGCGTTCTCCCTACTCGTCTCACCTGCCGAGCTAACCTGAGATCTGTTTTTAATGGAGAACCTGgagggtaactgtatagctactCTTTCCCTGCTAGACTGAGCTGTTACCTGCACTGATATTGGGGAGCTGGTTGTGCTGCTCTTTTTAATATCTTTGATTGGGATTCTAGACCTGGGCTCTACTTTGGCAATGACAGGCTCTGCTCTTCTCCTGACCTCAGCCTTGACAACCTGTTTGGGTTTTTGCTTCCCTATTGCTGTGGCTTGTGTACGAAAAGACCACCCTGGCGCTTTGACAGGCAGCCTAGACTTTTGCTGCTTCGTCTCAGCTTCCTTGATGGCTTCACTTTCTCTTTGTTCAGCCTGAACACTGCTTTCTTCTACTCTCTCTACAGAGTCACTACAGAACAAAGCTTCAATCCTACTGGCTTTCTGAAGTGTGGGTTCAGAAGACGACTGCAAATTAAACACCACACTGCCACACTGTATATAGTTAGCCTGCACGCTTGAGGACTCaaggttattgttgttattgcagTTCTCTGCAGGGTAATCTCTTCTTTCTGACAGCTTTGGATCTGTGTATCCGCTAGACTGACTCTCCACTGACTGGTTTTCCAAGTTAATGTACTCTGCCATCTGACTTTCTGCCATCTCTGCCTTACATTCTTTGAGATCCCCAGAGTCTTTTTTCACTGTAATGGAGACGGCTATTCCCATCTTAATGGGGGTGCGTAATTTGGGGTCAACTTTAGAGGCCGTAATCGTGCATGAGGATGTGATCTCGGCTACAGTGACACCAGAAGGCGCATCGCTACAGCCAGTGCCAGTCTGTGCAGGGCTGCACTTTGCTGATGTGCTGCTGTCTGTGGCAGTCTCTAccttcaccccttcacccctctccCCTGTTTTTGACTGAGAGGTAACTACCCCCGGActcttaccccctctccccttgtCCCCTGATTTCCCATCAGAGGAATGCTCACCAATCTGGAAAAATTGAAGTCTCTCTTCAACAAAGTCCCGCTTGCTCATGTCAATTGCACCACTGCGCGTCATCTCAAACATCTTCCCCTCGTGGAAGGGGAAAGGGTTAGGCTCGCTAGTCGGTGTGCTCTCATCAGTCGGGGTTCTAGCAGGGGTAGTGTCTGGAGTGGTGGCTTGCGACTTGTCATCCACAGACAAACCGAAAGGCTTGGGATCTTCTTCTTTCGCTTTGGCATCAAAAACTCCTTCTCCCCCTTTGCTTGACCAGGGGTCAAAGTCTAAGCCTTTCGTGGCGACAGTTTTGAAGGTAGAGTTTAACTCCTCTTCGAGTTGATAGCCAAAGAAGTTATCTGCAAAGCCTTGTCTATCGCCCTGTCTATCTGGATGTCTTCCCTCGAGAGTGTAGTCTTTTTCATCTCCAATGTTTTGATCTGAGTTTGCTTTCCCATTATCCCCTCCATCCTCACTTGGTGTTTTCTCCTCCTCTATGACTTCAAGCTTTGATTGACTAAAGGAACGATCACATGTCTTGCCGTCATTGGACAGGCTGGATGTCTTAGGGTCTTGTTCACTCAACCCATCATCCTCATCTTGAAGGTCATAGCCATCGAGAGAGTCTATTTCAGTAGCATCTGTGTCATGAGAGAACTCAGTTGTGGCAATGGAGCAGTCTGTGATTGACTGGTCATTTTGCTCCAAGTCTTCCTCCTCTGCTTTTACAACGCCATTAGTACCTGACTCCTTGTTGTTTCCGTTCCTCTCAGGCTTTTTGGGTTTCAGAcgcttctctccttcctccttctccttcatCTTGAAGGTGTACTTTTTGTTGGGGATGGGATGGAAGATAGACTCATCATCGCTAGAGTTACTGTCATCTGCTCCAGGGGGAACTGGAGACGGAGGCTGAACCCTGATGATGGGCTCTGCAAGGAGGTGCTGATCATGCTCCTCTTGGAGGTtcacctccatcatctctgtcTCAGCCTCTGAGGAGGCACAAGACCCCCTCTTCTCAGGGTCCGAATGCTCAGCCTCTAAAGGCGGAGGTGGGGGAAACTCAATGTAAGCGACTCGTTTCTCTTTGGGTCGTTTCAATGTTTCCTGGTTTCTGTTGGAGGGTTCTGATGAGGCAGGCTTGGTTTTCTGTGGCAGAGACTCCGTGTAGATGAAGGTCTTTCCTTCGTCTTCCTCAGACTCCTCTGCTATTGGACTGGGCATGCTGGGCATATATCCAATCACGGAATCTGTCTTTCTGGAGGCAAGGCTCACCTCCTCAGAGCTTGGTGTCTCAGGAGTAACAGGACTCTTGCCAGAGCTGTCCATGAAAGTTACTTGCTCTAAAGTGTCATCCTCTGGGCTGCCTTGAGGAGATGGGGGCTGTTTTTGTTTGACAGTATAAAATGCTCCCCGTGTCTCGTGCACTGTTCGGCTCTCGTGACTCACTATTTTTTGGTACGTTCCCAGCAGCCCAGTTGTTTCTTTTTCATATTGCTTGCCCACTTGGATGCTTACATAAACTGGCAATGGTTTGATGTCTTTGAAACCCTCAGTGACAACTACAGGGGTTATGTTTTCCAAGTATTCTACTTGGTCGCTATCTATACCATTACATACTACAGTTGACTGACTACTATCATAAGAATCTGAGGATTTTTCTACTGATGAGTCGTTTGTAGATTTGTTGGCTTCAGAGCTGCCATGTAACCGATTTCTAGCTAAAGTAGGTATTTGTGATCCTGCCCTTTCACATAGTTTAACAGAGGTATCTAACTTTAATGATGTGGATTGATGATTCTCTGAGAAACTACATGGCATTCTAACAGGAATTTGCGATTCCGAGTTTTTTTTTAGACTACCGGTACGTACATCACTACTATTTGGGTTTTCTCGAACCACAAGCTCTGTGTAAATAGTTTTCTTGGTTGTCTCTTCTTTACTGGTTATTCCATCTCTAAAGCCCTGCAGTTGTCTTTGTGAATTTCTGTCATTGCCATGCGCATCTTGAACTAACGTGTGAGCTAGTTTTGACACTTGCGGTTTATAGTTTCCATTTCCATGACATTCCCAAGTTTTGAAGGACTTTTTTTCTTCCTGTTCATTTCCGTTTGTGTCGTGTTTAGGAGATGAGCATATATACCTATTAGCACTGGGGCTTGGTCCACTAGATCCTCTAACCTCACTTTCTATAACTTTCCTGGTACTTCCTGGACTGTCTGGTGATTTGGGGATATTTGAGCCAGCAAAGACTTGATACACAGGCAGCGTACTTTCCTGGAGTTTTCTTACTGGGGCATTTGATGTTTGTCCCCATTGTGGACCCTTTTCTTGCTTCTGAGCCTCTTGTTCAAATTTTAGCCTAACAGCGCTGACTTTGGAGcatgacatttgaaatggttTAGAAGCGTCACCTGCATTGCCCTGTGAAGTGCCATCACCTGGTTTTCTATTgtcatcattatactgtagcagcACTCTCCTCTCTGGGCTGCTCGGTAAACTAGCACATTTTCTATCACTAGAGCCAAATCTGTCCCTGAAACGTTCTCTACATTCCTCACCACTGCTCCCATTCTTATAGGTTGATCTTTCAGGACTGCTGTGCGTAGAGCTAGGCCCAGATCGTGTTTCCCTAAAGTCTGACCTGCGGGACTTCTTCTCAGGGGATGAGAGCTCATCATTCAGTTTCTCCGTCTTATCACGAAAAAACTGAGAGACTTCACTAAGCTTTTCCTCTGCTTCCTTAACAGTTCTGTCTACTCTGTCTTCATATATTAGCTTTTCTCTATTCTGGCTCTGTCTGTCATCAGTGACACGCATCCAAACAGAGTGCTTTGGGCTACCAGGTTCGGAGGAATACTGCAATAATGTTAGTTTGTCAAAGTTATCATCTACATTGGCATTTTCACCTGATTTGTCAATGTTTGATGACCTCAAAATATATTCTTGCCTTGATCCACTAGACCGTTCCTGACTATAACTACTCCTATCTGGGGAGTGAAAATGAGACCTGTCCCTCAAATACTCCTCGGTGTCAGAGTGAGAAGAGTCTGGTTTCTCAGAGAGAAGCATTTTGTCTGCAAAGTTGTAGGACTCCCCTCTGAGTTCTGATGATTCATCATCATTATATTCCACTGACTGCTGGCTGAGAAGCTTCAGGGCTTTGTACGAGTCATCTGCCATGAGCTGTGCAGAGCTTGGACGACTGTCGTCTTCCTGTGACATGGGCGTGTTTACTCTGGAAGACTCTAGGTAACAGGGGAGCGATTCTTcaggctcctcctctccctgtcgcGACAGTCCGCTGTTCCCTTGGTAGAAGTACATCTCCTTCTCTGGGGCATTTTTTGTTTCCCGGATGATGACCTCAGTTGGTTCAGTTTTGTTGCCCTTTTCAATGTGAACCTCGATTATTCTTTCAACCTTGGGCTTTGAGTTTATATCCCTCTGCGATGTGTCATCATTGCCGGCCCTGTGCTCAAACAGTCCAGCAAGTTCTCTGGAGGGATCCCTGCCTGACTGGAAAGCTTTCATGATATCATGCACTGACATTGATTCTTCCATCCTCTCGGATGCATTCtctttactctggggtttgtggtacacCATTCGGGTGGTAGTCGTGATGTGGGTCTCTTCCTTCACACGCATGCTCTTGCCCATTGAGTCATCGTCTGGGCTGATTTTCATCTGAAATGATTTTGTTTGGTCCACATTGGATGCATTCAGAACTTTGGGTTCTGCATCAGTGTATCGAACTGCCCTTGTATCCTCCATCATTGGTTGCTTGTTATCTTCAGGAGACTCATAACTCCTAATAACACGAACAACCTCAGTCCTTGTCTCAGTGATTACTGGTGGAATATCCTGGAAAAGTGCCTTGGGTCCCATGCCTTCTGCACTCTGTGGGGCAGAGGGTGTCCTTTCACTCCTCGTCTCAAAGCCACTGTCTGAGAGGGGACTCTTGTCCTGGTCATGTGAGATGTCATCTGGAGATTCTAACATGGCATCAGGCCCAAATAGCACATCTGCTAGTTTACAGAGCTCCTTTTCTGAGGCAGAGGACCGCATGTTTGCGGGTGGCATTTTCAGCTTGTGCTCAGGTTTAAGCATTCGTTtttgtttctcctctccttcccttctaACCTCATCGGATTTATGCTTTGCATCTGCAGTTTTTGAGATAGAGCCACTGTCAATGTCATTTGTCAAGTAGTCTACTACCTTCAATAGATTAAAATCTCTGTCTGGTATAGTCTTAGTTTTGATTTGAGGAACCACTGTCTCATATCTTGGTGGATAACTCCAGTTGCTTGGCTGGGGATCCACTGGTGCTTGTTTAGAGCACTGTGCCTCATCGGTTTTATTCATTTTAATAGCCGTCTTGCTATCCTTGACCGTATCCTTGGTCAGTATCTCACTAACTTTGACCAGGTCCTGTTTGACTTTCTCTACAATTCTGCAAGGCTCCTCGTCCTCTATTTTAGCCTCTTTGGGAGAGTCAGACTGGAAACCTTTGGAGGCTGAACTTGGTTCTGTTTGCAAGATGTTAGACATCCGTATCAAGTCCTCTTTCATTTCTGCCACGTCCTTCAGTATCTCTTGGCTGGAGGACAGCGGGGATGAGGTGGTGGATTTCAGGGCAGTCGGGGGCATAAATAAGGGGGATTTGACAGGTGACAGAGTTCTGGCAAAGGAAGACTGGGCTGAGTTTGTCTCAGCAGGCATAGTTTTTCGAGAGGACGAGAGGGCAGCAGCTGGCGTTGACACTTCAGGGAGCTTTTTAAATTGGGGCTCTGGCAACACATTTATAACCGAATACACTGGGACCGTCATGGTGCCAGATGTGACAGTGGTGGTAGAGTTCGGTGGGGACCTTAGAGTGGCATATAGGGAACTAGAGGCTGAGGATCTTATGGATTGGTAAGATGATGACGCTGAGGAGGACATGGACTTCAGAGTGCCATATCCAGAGGCAGAGCAGGAATTGAAAGTCTTTTCAACCTCGTCAAAGGCTGCATTTACGCTTGTCGTTGCTGCATTGGTGGTTGCCTGTATCCTCTCCTGTAAGCTGCTGGAGAGTAGGGACGTGGGCGAGGAGGAGCGGTACTTTGTAGGGGATACTGTTCCATTGATCAGAGCTGCAGCACTAGGAGGTGTGTTGGATTTAATTGGTGAGGAAAGGGAGGAAAATAGACTTAAGGGGTCTGCATTGGACCGGACAGAGGAGAGGCCAGGAACAGTTTTTATAGGAGAGGACGATGCTGTGGTGCCCACCATGACACCCTTGAATGGCAGAGTTGAACTGTACATGTTCAGTGAGGATTTGGGGGAAGCAGGTGGGCTCATGGCGATTGATGACCTCTCTAGCAGACACCCCACACCAGTGCTGATGGGAGAGGTTCTAGAAGACAATGCTGCCAGTCCCTTGATGGAAACGGGGTCTGGAACGCTTCTGACTGGCGATGACAGGAGACTGGGGGTGACCTGAACTGGGTACTGGGTCTGCTGAACTACAGTCTTAATTGGGGATGAAATTGTCCTGTACGACCTGATGGGGGATGCTACGTCGCTGACTGACTTGATGGAATGGGCCGGTGAGCAGCCTATGTTGGACTTGATGGGGGATGCCGAGGTGATGGACCACACGGACTTCAGTGGAGAGGCATTGGGCGTGTTGGACGATGAACTGGAGTGGGAACCGAACCCAGACTTGGCTTGCTCAGGGACGGAGACAGGAACAGCCGACCACGCCTGATAAGATCTCGTTGAAAAGACAGGTTTGTAAGCGTAGCCAGTAGGCTGTGTTCTCTGCGAGCTCCGATCAGTTGTTTCTTGAATAACCAAACCAAAGATTGAACATAAATTCAACaaaaaataattgaaataataaaacaGGAAAACCAGAGAGAGAAAGTTGGCGTCAGTAGGCCAATATTAATCAAAGCAGTAAGAATAATACAATGGTGAATTTATGCAATGTCAATTACTATCTAAACAAAGGTTGGATGAAAAGTGATTGTTTGAGGTCAATGATCTGTCATAAATAGAAAAGATACAAGATAACACATGATGAAGCATATGAGGCAACGAAATGCTTGAGGTAGCTAACAGTGGAGAAGAAAATATTAGAAATGtaccaagacaacaacaacaaccactctAACCATGTGTGACTTTCGATGTGCTTTGTCTGTTTGCCTTTTTGCTACAGTGCCTTTTATATACTTGGTGCCCTTCATGATCATATGTTTTCAATGCCAAAAATGATCCCACAATCCTTTTGGTAGATTATTGGTGCAATAACTGTCTCAAGGGTTCACTTATTGATTGGTTCACACAAAATGAAAGAAGGCCCTGAACAATCGCAAAGCCCATAAGAGTGAGGTGTTCTTCAAAAGAATGAAAAAGATACAAGAGAATAATTTAATTTGACACAGGGTTCAAAATCTATTTCAAAAATAATAAATTAACATTTGGATGTTGCAATGCCAGTTGTTTTCCCACAAATGTGATGAGACAACAAAAAACAGGAAAATAAATTTCACAAAATGGAGAGGGTCTGCAAAGTATAAGACACAGTAAACCATGCAAGTGTTGTCGTGGATGGATATGAATCATGACGTCTATGATGACAGTATGGAAAGTGCTCATAATTCTACACTATGGATGTATGGATATATCATAAAGGCAATATCTTACACTGCATATGAAGTTGTACAACGTTTCTGAAAGTAAAGATGTTAAACTCACTCGCTGCAGGGTCGGTCAGATAGCTGTAGCGCTTACGCAAAGCTAAGGAGGCAAAGGTATGACGTCGGTCTGGTTTTTCAgtctgcaacaacaaaaacaacaaaatatgtTTTAACATAAAATGTAGATTGGATTTAAAGGCCAAAAAGGTATCTTCCCTTTTTTCACACTACTGCCAGAATTTCTcccattttgtggttttgaaatAAAATCAAGATGATGCATTTAGATTTTCTGAAGTCCATGTTGTTGAGATAGTAGGCACTGTAGGTGATTGTGTTGTAAGTCACCTTCGGCTGATGACTCAAATATCCATGCTTTCCTCTGATTGGATAGATTAAGTGTTACATTGGTGGTGCGATTTAAAGTGTATTTATCTGTCTAATTTTGAAGAAACACATGCAATATGTGATTATTAGATTTGGAGAACTCTGGTGAGATGTCCACAAGCTGACACTGAGAATGCACCTGATCTCTAAAATAAATGATTTAAAGAGGACTCACTCCATTAGTCATGGATGAATGTTCTTTTGAGATCATGAGATGTAATGTAAATGAAGGAAAACACTCTGAGATATAGCTATAAAACATGAAACATTCATGTCATCTTTTGCTGACTAGGTTATGTTGACTTTTCCTCATGCAACGAATAACTCATTGGTCTTGTATAGGTGTGAACAAAACATTGGCAGAAGATGGCTGAAACCACAACTAAGCTAGAGTACTATGCACTACAGCGGGGTTTATCCTCTTCTATCTGCcattccgaaagcactgtatgtcACGCTCTCTGAAAATAGTGTGGAGGGATGGTGTTTCCTACTAGCCTACCTACTGAACACATATGGAAAGAAAGATATGGAAAATAAGCCAGGGTGTGGTACACAAATTGCTCCACTTGGCTTGGGATGAGGACAATAATAATGAAA is a window of Salmo salar chromosome ssa18, Ssal_v3.1, whole genome shotgun sequence DNA encoding:
- the LOC106577144 gene encoding ankyrin-3 isoform X34; translation: MAVFLCEDAMTGDTDKYLRPQDLKELGDDSLPQEGYMGFSIGVRSASPRISSDRSNTLNRSSYARDSMMIEEILAPTKDTHLAVTRDYDAECLRRYSWTPDTIDHSNTVSSPIHSGLSSPLPQYDSRFLVSFMVDARGGSMRGSRSNGMRIIIPPRKCTAPTRITCRLAKRHKLAYPPPMVEGEGLVSRLVEVGPAGAQFLGPVIVEIPHFGSMRGKERELIVLRSDNGDTWKEHQYDCHPSDITDILNGMDEELDSNAELEKKRICRIITRDFPQYFAVVSRIKQESNHMGPEGGTLTSLTMPMVQASFPQGALTKKIRVGLQAQPVPDDMVRNLLGNRATFSPIVTVEPRRRKFHKPITMTIPVPPRSAEGHPIGPRGDSTPCLRLLCSITGGTSPAQWEDITGTTPLSFVTDCVSFTTNVSARFWLADCHQIPETVGLASQLYRELICVPYLAKFVVFAKMNDPVESRLRCFCMTDDKVDKTLEQQENFEEVARSKDIEVLEGKPIHVDCYGNLSPLIKSGQQLIFNFFSFKENRLPFNVKVRDMGQEPCGRLSFLKEPKTTKGLPQTAICNLNITLPTHKKDMMESDPDDETEKPDRRHTFASLALRKRYSYLTDPAAKTTDRSSQRTQPTGYAYKPVFSTRSYQAWSAVPVSVPEQAKSGFGSHSSSSSNTPNASPLKSVWSITSASPIKSNIGCSPAHSIKSVSDVASPIRSYRTISSPIKTVVQQTQYPVQVTPSLLSSPVRSVPDPVSIKGLAALSSRTSPISTGVGCLLERSSIAMSPPASPKSSLNMYSSTLPFKGVMVGTTASSSPIKTVPGLSSVRSNADPLSLFSSLSSPIKSNTPPSAAALINGTVSPTKYRSSSPTSLLSSSLQERIQATTNAATTSVNAAFDEVEKTFNSCSASGYGTLKSMSSSASSSYQSIRSSASSSLYATLRSPPNSTTTVTSGTMTVPVYSVINVLPEPQFKKLPEVSTPAAALSSSRKTMPAETNSAQSSFARTLSPVKSPLFMPPTALKSTTSSPLSSSQEILKDVAEMKEDLIRMSNILQTEPSSASKGFQSDSPKEAKIEDEEPCRIVEKVKQDLVKVSEILTKDTVKDSKTAIKMNKTDEAQCSKQAPVDPQPSNWSYPPRYETVVPQIKTKTIPDRDFNLLKVVDYLTNDIDSGSISKTADAKHKSDEVRREGEEKQKRMLKPEHKLKMPPANMRSSASEKELCKLADVLFGPDAMLESPDDISHDQDKSPLSDSGFETRSERTPSAPQSAEGMGPKALFQDIPPVITETRTEVVRVIRSYESPEDNKQPMMEDTRAVRYTDAEPKVLNASNVDQTKSFQMKISPDDDSMGKSMRVKEETHITTTTRMVYHKPQSKENASERMEESMSVHDIMKAFQSGRDPSRELAGLFEHRAGNDDTSQRDINSKPKVERIIEVHIEKGNKTEPTEVIIRETKNAPEKEMYFYQGNSGLSRQGEEEPEESLPCYLESSRVNTPMSQEDDSRPSSAQLMADDSYKALKLLSQQSVEYNDDESSELRGESYNFADKMLLSEKPDSSHSDTEEYLRDRSHFHSPDRSSYSQERSSGSRQEYILRSSNIDKSGENANVDDNFDKLTLLQYSSEPGSPKHSVWMRVTDDRQSQNREKLIYEDRVDRTVKEAEEKLSEVSQFFRDKTEKLNDELSSPEKKSRRSDFRETRSGPSSTHSSPERSTYKNGSSGEECRERFRDRFGSSDRKCASLPSSPERRVLLQYNDDNRKPGDGTSQGNAGDASKPFQMSCSKVSAVRLKFEQEAQKQEKGPQWGQTSNAPVRKLQESTLPVYQVFAGSNIPKSPDSPGSTRKVIESEVRGSSGPSPSANRYICSSPKHDTNGNEQEEKKSFKTWECHGNGNYKPQVSKLAHTLVQDAHGNDRNSQRQLQGFRDGITSKEETTKKTIYTELVVRENPNSSDVRTGSLKKNSESQIPVRMPCSFSENHQSTSLKLDTSVKLCERAGSQIPTLARNRLHGSSEANKSTNDSSVEKSSDSYDSSQSTVVCNGIDSDQVEYLENITPVVVTEGFKDIKPLPVYVSIQVGKQYEKETTGLLGTYQKIVSHESRTVHETRGAFYTVKQKQPPSPQGSPEDDTLEQVTFMDSSGKSPVTPETPSSEEVSLASRKTDSVIGYMPSMPSPIAEESEEDEGKTFIYTESLPQKTKPASSEPSNRNQETLKRPKEKRVAYIEFPPPPPLEAEHSDPEKRGSCASSEAETEMMEVNLQEEHDQHLLAEPIIRVQPPSPVPPGADDSNSSDDESIFHPIPNKKYTFKMKEKEEGEKRLKPKKPERNGNNKESGTNGVVKAEEEDLEQNDQSITDCSIATTEFSHDTDATEIDSLDGYDLQDEDDGLSEQDPKTSSLSNDGKTCDRSFSQSKLEVIEEEKTPSEDGGDNGKANSDQNIGDEKDYTLEGRHPDRQGDRQGFADNFFGYQLEEELNSTFKTVATKGLDFDPWSSKGGEGVFDAKAKEEDPKPFGLSVDDKSQATTPDTTPARTPTDESTPTSEPNPFPFHEGKMFEMTRSGAIDMSKRDFVEERLQFFQIGEHSSDGKSGDKGRGGKSPGVVTSQSKTGERGEGVKVETATDSSTSAKCSPAQTGTGCSDAPSGVTVAEITSSCTITASKVDPKLRTPIKMGIAVSITVKKDSGDLKECKAEMAESQMAEYINLENQSVESQSSGYTDPKLSERRDYPAENCNNNNNLESSSVQANYIQCGSVVFNLQSSSEPTLQKASRIEALFCSDSVERVEESSVQAEQRESEAIKEAETKQQKSRLPVKAPGWSFRTQATAIGKQKPKQVVKAEVRRRAEPVIAKVEPRSRIPIKDIKKSSTTSSPISVQVTAQSSRERVAIQLPSRFSIKNRSQVSSAGETSRENASEVCKRTIEYFKGISGETLKLADRLSDEEKKTQGEQSEEDSTSRSTSLSAPSQPSRSSRSGRGSRAEAGALSVRAKVDRASGSERSRRSRRTGGKEGSQVAGPRAPPVAEIKPSPQSPCERTDLRMAIVADHLGLSWTELAREMDFSVDEINHIRVENPNSLTAQSFMLLKKWVSRDGKNATTDALTGVLTKVNRMDIVTLLEGPIFDYGNISGTRSFADDNAVYLDQADDYHSILAELQSPVQLHSDPPFTELHSEPPTLTIDPTPVQLHPHPPTLILTQSEPWNDHMEPSVDPDTSTRTTLRPWELSLSIHTLHLDPTAATNTGMAEGDQVLMVQVEEEKKEVDISLQHQEDSRQTGASAVVAEGEAEEEAEEVVKGGGEEGVEVGEMAEEGDKVVEAKIGAKVVEGGKVAEEGAKVRVEGGKVEWAKVRVEGAKAVENGAEVVEEGGAYLSPQAWAEALGEQGVSGSTEEEDGDEDEKTEDKLKSLLEDIHLEEGSEEEDEEMTEARVQEIVSQVQQAEKDVCSLPGWHSDTSSVNVEPPTPGRSVSSDLLDRQENSQENSSDSITSSSRGEPARSRHNGDNTELPPQDGSLPVSQDSANGRTGRGKEEGTLVSERKVQQHFSESGSDEERTVTTRVFRRRVILKGEQAKNIPGESVTEEQFTDEDGNIITRKVIRKVIRRVSTPTPDDQGGDRGSWDRGDPWPCPFLLEEELEQGDGAKSRKEERSGEKKLQS